A region of Malaclemys terrapin pileata isolate rMalTer1 chromosome 5, rMalTer1.hap1, whole genome shotgun sequence DNA encodes the following proteins:
- the NEUROG2 gene encoding neurogenin-2: MFVKPESLELKAEGELLLLGPASPCSASLTPLSSSAEEEEDDELQAPSPARPAEEQQARLQLSLRRHECKRRSGRARAGSRGTKTAETVQRIKKSRRLKANNRERNRMHNLNAALDALREVLPTFPEDAKLTKIETLRFAHNYIWALTETLRLADHCGAAGLPGALFPEAVLLSPGGAPASTDSSPSPASSWSCTNSPLSSASSSYSCTLSPASPGSSASDMDYWHPDKHRYAPPRPLARDFI, encoded by the coding sequence ATGTTCGTGAAGCCGGAGAGCCTGGAGCTGAAGGCGGagggagagctgctgctgctgggcccgGCCTCGCCCTGCTCCGCCTCGCTCACCCCGCTCTCCTCCAGCGcggaggaagaggaggacgatGAACTCCAGGCGCCCTCGCCGGCCCGCCCGGCGGAGGAGCAGCAGGCGCGGCTGCAGCTGAGTCTGAGGCGGCACGAGTGCaagcggcgctccggccgggccCGGGCCGGCTCCCGGGGGACCAAGACAGCCGAAACGGTGCAGAGGATCAAGAAGAGCCGGCGGCTGAAGGCCAACAACCGGGAGCGGAACCGCATGCACAACCTGAACGCGGCGCTGGACGCGCTGCGCGAGGTGCTGCCCACCTTCCCCGAGGACGCCAAGCTCACCAAGATCGAGACGCTGCGCTTTGCGCACAACTACATCTGGGCGCTGACCGAGACCCTGCGCCTGGCCGATCACTGCGGCGCTGCCGGCCTGCCGGGAGCCCTCTTCCCCGAGGCAGTGCTGCTGAGCCCCGGCGGCGCGCCCGCCAGCACTGACAGCAGCCCCTCGCCAGcctcctcctggagctgcaccAACAGCCCCCtgtcctccgcctcctcctcctacAGCTGCACTTTATCTCCCGCCAGCCCGGGCAGCTCCGCCTCAGACATGGACTACTGGCACCCAGACAAGCACCGCTACGCGCCGCCTCGCCCGCTGGCCAGGGACTTTATCTAA